One Malassezia restricta chromosome III, complete sequence DNA segment encodes these proteins:
- a CDS encoding NADH dehydrogenase (ubiquinone) 1 beta subcomplex subunit 8: protein MLQRGVFQRMARAIPSRCMSTTAVRAHELPPTQAPKDLPRGTVVPGDKVDPQLGDYPAMPFQNQQFRPYSRHWWDTQDRRQYGETLHEQDDVLNMWSPDAYKTPGPLALRHFLMAVTAVGAFSLLVYKNSFQPPMVRKTFPRDGLADELGGAQAAARTEQDLEEREDEE, encoded by the coding sequence atgctgcagcgtgGTGTATTCCAGCGtatggcgcgcgcgatcccgtcgcgctgcatgagcacgacggccgtgcgTGCACACGAGCTGCCACCGACACAGGCGCCCAAGGACCtgccgcgcggcacggtcgTGCCGGGCGACAAGGTCGACCCGCAGCTGGGCGACTACCCCGCCATGCCCTTCCAGAACCAGCAGTTCCGCCCATACAGCCGCCACTGGTGGGACACGCAGGACCGCCGCCAGTACGGCGAGACGCTTCACGAGCaggacgacgtgctgaaCATGTGGTCGCCTGATGCATACAAGACACCCGGCCCCTTGGCCCTGCGCCACTTTCTGATGGCCGTCACAGCCGTCGGCGCCTTTTCGCTGCTTGTGTACAAGAACTCATTCCAGCCACCTATGGTGCGCAAGACGTTCCCCCGCGACGGCCTCGCTGACGAGCTGGGCGGTGCACAGGCCGCCGCTCGGACCGAGCAGGAcctcgaggagcgcgaaGACGAGGAATAG